The genome window ACAACGTTAAACCGCCCAAGAACTTATGAAGGTCATTTATTCCAATTAAGATTGATATCCAGGTTGGTTTATAACTTAGCACGTCATCGTCCCATCTATCTAGGAGGTCAATTACAGTATTTCCACTTATACCGGAATTTATGACGGTAATTTTTATCTCAGGATATTTAGCTAACATAAGATTATAAAAAAGATTGACATACCCGTACCCTAAAGGAGCGTTGATTGACTTTCCACTATCGGTTATACTATCTCCAGCAAAAACTACAATGTCTCCATCAGTTAATCTCAAGGTAGGTCACAGATAGCATAATTTAACTCGTTAATATATAAATCTATTTTGCTAAAAACCCTCTTTAATTAATAACGGATGAAGCTAGTTAAAAATGTCTCTAAATTGTGTATCACTATTTTAAAAGTAACGTAGTTAGTTATTGCGTAATCCTAAAATGGGATGACAATTTATGTGCTAGATACACCAGTGGAAGAAAGCTTTATATTTTGAAGAGAAATGCATACGTTGACGAAGGATGGAAGTAATAAGGATTTACGAGGGATACGGCGTTTACAAAGTAGTTATTGGAGAACCATTTCCTCCAATTGAATTCCAATTTGAGCAAAAGGTAACATCAAATAAATCCTTATCAGAGTTGGGTCTAACAGTTATTAAACAAGATAACAAGGTTATTATCGAGAAATCATTAGATTTGAAAGAGCACATTGTAGGATTGGGCGAGAAGGCATTTGAATTAGATAGAAAGAGGAAAAGGTATGTAATGTACAACGTTGACGCTGGTGCTTATAAGAAATATCAAGATCCACTTTACGTTAGTATACCCTTCTTTATATCAGTGAAGGATGGGACTGCGACTGGCTACTTCTTCAACTCGGCTTCTAAGGTAATTTTCGATATAGGACTTGAGGAATATGACAAGATAATCGTGACAATTCCAGAGGACTCAGTGGAGTTTTATGTAATTGAGGGGCCAAGAATCGAGGACGTTATTGAAAGGTACACGGAACTAACAGGGAGACCTCTCCTACCTCCTATGTGGGCTTTAGGTTATATGATATCACGTTATTCTTACTACCCCCAAGATAAGGTTGTTGAGATAGTTAATTTAATGCAAAAGGAGGGTTTTAGAGTAGCTGGAGTATTCTTAGACATTCACTACATGGATTCTTACAAATTATTTACGTGGCATCCTAATAGGTTCCCAGAACCTAAAAAGATGATAGATGAGTTACATAGGAGAAACGTTAAGTTAATTACAATAGTTGACCACGGAATAAGGGTTGATCAGAACTATTCACCATTTCTTTCCGGGATAGGAAAATTCTGTGAGATTGATAACGGTGAAATATTTGTAGGTAAAATGTGGCCTGGAACTACTGTTTATCCTGACTTCTTTAGGGAAGATACTAGAGAATGGTGGGCGAGGTTAATTTCCGAATGGTTATCACAAGGAGTTGATGGTATTTGGCTAGACATGAATGAACCAACAGACTTCTCTAGGGCTATTGAGATAAGAGATATTTTATCGTCACTACCCGTACAGTTTAGAGATGATAGACTTATAACCACCTTTCCAGATAACGTAATTCACTACTTGAGGGGAAAAAGAGTTAAACATGAAAAAGTTAGAAACGCTTATCCTTTATATGAGGCTATGGCAACGTTCGAGGGATTTAGGAAGAGTGGTAGGAACGAGATATTTATTTTAAGTAGAGCAGGTTATGCTGGAATACAAAGATACGCATTTATCTGGACTGGTGATAATACCCCTTCATGGGATGATTTGAAGCTTCAACTACAATTAGTTCTCGGCTTATCGATTTCTGGTGTACCTTTTGTTGGCTGTGATATAGGTGGATTTCAAGGCAGGAATTTTGCGGAAATTGACAACTCTTTAGACTTGTTAGTAAGGTATTATAGTCTTGCTCTGTTCTTCCCCTTCTATAGGTCACATAAGGCTACTGATGGTATAGACACAGAACCAGTTTTCCTGCCAGAGTACCATAAAAAGAAAATAAAGGAAATCGTAGAGTTGAGGTATAAGTTCTTACCCTATATTTACTCCTTAGCGTTAGAGGCTAGTGAAAAGGGACATCCTATTGTTAGACCCCTATTTTATGAGTTCCAAGATGACGATGACATGTATAAAATTGAAGACGAGTATATGGTTGGTAAGTATCTACTTTATGCTCCAATTATAAGCAAGGAGGAGAGTAGGTTAGTAACATTACCTAGAGGTAAGTGGTATAATTACTGGAATGGTGAGATAATACAAGGTAAGAGTGTTGTTAAGTCTACTCATGATTTGCCAATTTACTTAAGAGAAGGTTCAATAATCCCACTAGAAAATGACGAGCTAATAGTTTACGGTGAGACCTCGTTCAAACGTTATGATAAAGTTGAAATTATCTCCTCAAGTAGTGAAATTAGGTTTTCAAAGGAGGTTTATATTTCTAAGCTAACTTTCATATCAGAGAAACCAGTGAGCGAGATAACATTTGACGATGGTAAGGCAATTCAAGTAGAGAAGATTATGCAGAATACTTACGTTGCTAGGATTAATCAAAAAGTTAAGGGAAAGATTACCTTAGAGTAATTTTTTCACGTAATCTAAGGACTTAACTATGCCCGGAATTGGGTTTTCGGAATCTGGCTCGTATTCTATCATCAGCGGAATATCCAAATTTAATTCTTTTACCTTACTTATAACCCCCTTCACATCCAAAACCCCACTACCCACAATCACGTCCTCTCCCTTATAATTTACATCTTTAACGTGAATGTCGTGAATTCTTTCCCTTAACGTGGTTATTGCCTCAATTGGATTCTCACCATATCTAAATAAGTGAGCTAGATCAAGGCACATTCCTACTCTACGATCTAAACTTTTTGTGAACTCGTAAATCCTCTTATAAGATCCCCATCTATGGGTGGGACCATGATTATGTATCGCAACTTTAATATCGTATTCCTTAGCTAGGTCGCTTATTAAGTTAAGGGAATCCTCATCTGGATCCGCAGTTATTACCTCAATTTCACCCTTGTTTGCGAAGTCGAAAATGCTTCTTAGCTCTTTTTCGTCTCTTTTTAAATGATTAACCCCATGGGCGATAACTTTGACTCCGTTTTCTTTATGTAAATTGATTATATCCTCAATACTATTAGAAGAGGGAGGTAAGTGTCTTGGAAACGCCTCAACGTAGGATATTCCCAAACTAGAGATTACCTTTAAAGCATTATCATAAGTTAATTTTCTAAGTGAATAACTTTGAATTCCGAGTTTCATAAGTTAGAGGAACACGTATTTGATATTTAAATTTAGCTTTAACTTGTTAACCAAAAAATTATTAAAGAGTAGTAGTCACTGTTCAACTTTTTTGAGATATAGAATAGTTTTAAAAAATAAAGAAAGTTATGAGAGAAGTTCTTAATTTTAATCAGATAATCATTATGAATAATAAAAAAGATTATACTACAATCCTAAAATCTAAGGGCAGTTTCATCACTTGTTTGTTAACTGAGGAAAGGTAAACAGCTTTTATCACCTCTAAGCTTTTCATGCCCTCCTTTCCACTTATCGGAAAATCCTTATCTTGCGATAAAGCCCTTAGGAAATCTCTAAACAACTCCTTATGCAAATTACCTGGTTGAGTGATTGTTTCCTTTTTATGCTCAATGCTCACCTTAGACTCCTCAACCTTATCCTCAATTGTCACTGTTGACAATTTATCGTCAAGTATTTCCACAAACCCGTTATTTCCATGTATCCTAATCTTTCTATACTGGTGAGTAGTAGGTTTCATGGAGACAGTTTGAGAAATTGTGCCTAGTGCACCGTTCTTATATCTTATAATGGCAACTGCGGTATCCTCAACTTCAATTTCTTCATGAGTCAAATTGTCAACAAATCCAGATACCTCCTCTACATCTCCATTTAACCATATCATTAAATCGATAGTGTGTATGCCTTGATTTGTCATAACTCCCCCTCCCTCAGTATTCCACATCCCTCTCCAACTTCTAGCTATCTCATCTCTTTTATAATATCCCTTCATATCACGATACCATTTCAATTCCGACTCAACCAGATATATTCTACCAAGCTCCTTCAAGATTTCGTTCTTTAACCTCCTAATGTCCGGAGCGTATCTTTCTTGGAATATAACTCCTAGTTTAACTCCGTTTCTCTCAGCTCTACTTATCATTTCCTTAGCTCCAGCTAGGGTAGTAGCCATTGGCTTTTCGACTATTACATGTTTTCCATATTCCATCGCTAAAATAGCTTGAGGTGCGTGTAAATAAGAGGGTGTTGCTATGGTAATGAGATCAACATCTGGGTTTCTTAACGCATCATCTATGGTGGTATAATACGTTATACCGTAATCACTTCCTATTTTCTCTGCAATTCCCTTAACTTGATCCACTACTGCAACAAGTTTTACTAATTCTGTTTCCTTTTCTAACTCCTTTAATACTTTTACGTGAGTTTTACCTATTGAACCTAAGCCTACAACGGCTATACCAAATCTCTTTTGCATGAATAAAGAGTGAGGTATGAAAATAAATAGTCTTCACAACGAGTATGGTTTCATACTAAGGTGAAAATGATCTTATGGAAAGCAAAAAATCAGCAAAATTAAGAGGAACACATGATATAAAAGCTTAGTCTCATCGATTAATAGTTTATTATTTAGGGATATACAAGGAAGGTAAGGGGAAAAGCTAATTAAGCCAAAACTCATCTTTGAAATTTTATAGGACATAGTACTGCATATCCCTTATCGTTCCGTTAATGTAATGGCTAATTTTTTTTAAGATATTGAACTGTTTTAGTAGTTAAAACTTTTACGTATAATATTTATATACCCCCTCGTGAAAAGAGTTTAATAGTGGGGATATAGTGAGACGCGATTTCTTGATCAAAAGGGGTATATACTACATCATAGTATGGTTTGTTGGAATTTCAATTGATTTCGTACTTCCTAGATTAATACCTGGCAGTGCACTTGCAAGTATAATATATGGTAGGATTGGTGGTGCAGGAGCCAATTATGGACAAGACATTCAACAAGAGATTCAAATTCTTGTTCAGCAAATGGGTTTAGCTCAATATCAACAACCTCTTTATATTCAATATTTTAATTATTTAAAAGAAGTAGTCACACTTAATTTTGGCCCTTCGTTATCTGAATTCCCAGTATCTGTTAGCACGATTATAACTGAGGCGGCCCCTTGGACATTTGGAATAGTAATACCCGCTATCGTTGCTTCTTTCTTTATAGGTAATTTGCTAGGCAGGGCAGCAGCTTTGTCTAGAGGTAAAATAGGCGACTATGCAATACTAGCTGTCACCATGTTTTTATATACGTTTCCGGTTTTTGTTACCGGAGAGATTCTTATAGAAGTATTAGCAGTTAACTTTCACATATTCCCTTCAGGAGGACAGTATAATACCTTTCAATTTTTGAAACCAACTTTAAGTTTGCCCTTTGTATGGTCCGTAATATATCATGCAATATTACCCACGTTAACCTTAGTCCTCTTCTCTTTGGCGGGTTGGATAATGGGGATGAGGAATAATATGATACCTATTTTACAAGAGGATTATATGAATTACTATAGGCTAATGGGAGTATCAGAGAGAGTGATTGCAAGTAAGGCCTATAGGTTGGCATTACTACCTAACTTTACCAGTTTTGCGATATCGTTAGGGTACTCCGTATTAGGAGCTGTAGTGATAGAGTATTTATTTAACTATGCAGGTTTAGGTTATTTCTTTAATCAAGCCATTACCGGTTTGGATTACCCATTGTTAAGTGGAATATTTTTTATGCTAGTTACTGCAATGGTACTGAGTAATTTCGTAGCTGACATAATCTATACAATGATAGATCCTAGGACTAGTCAAGAGGAGACCGAGGGTATGTAAGATGGCTAGTAGAAAGTTAAGTACTTTTAATTTAAAAATAGATAAGTACGGTCCAGTTTATAATCTAATAAGAGGTGTGTGGGAACAAAGAGTAGCAAGGGTGGGATTTTATATACTTTTAGGAATAATAGTATTTTCCATAATAGGTGTATTCTATACTCCATATAATCCTAGTGCGACTAACTTTCCTAGGGATCTACCACCCTCGCCTCAACATCTTTTAGGCACAGATGACTATGGTCATGACATCTTCTCTCAACTTTTAGTGGGGGGATTTCCAGTAATTGGAGTAGGTCTAGCTGTTGGATTAATAGGTACGCTAATAGCTATCCTCATAGGAGTAACTTCTGGGTTGTATGCTGAGACAACGATTGATAGAATATTAAGTGCAATAACACAAATTTTCTTAATAATACCCGGTATTTTGATTATCGAATTAATAGGTGCATATCTGGGGGCAATACAATTTAAATTAGGCTACACGGTAATTTTATTCGCTCTTTCATCAACAGGTTGGGCGTGGGGATCAAGGGTTATGAGGTCTTTAGTGTTATCATTAAGAAGAAGAGAATATATATTGTCTTCTGAGCTTATTGGGGAGTCTAAGTTAAGTGTAATTTTCAATCAAATAATACCTAATAATCTACCGTTCATAGCGTCAAACTTCTTCTTTACTGCGATTTACGGCATAACTGGCTTTACGTTTATTTATTATTTCGGATTGGGTAGTCTGACACAGGTTAACTGGGGGACTATGCTTTATTGGTCTTTAGGAGGAGAGGCCTATTTAAGAGGACTATGGTGGTGGTACATTCCTCCTGGACTTATGATTGGTTTAGTAGCGTTTTCATTTGCTCTAATAAATATAGGAATTGATAGAGTAGCTAATCCAAGGCTAAGAATATGGGACGTAAAGAAGTATATGAAGAAGATAGAAAAGGCAAAAGAGAAAGAGGAGGTGGTGAGTAGATGAGTGAAGTTTCAATATCTGTAAAAGACTTAAATGTAGGTTACTTATCGGACTATGGTATAATAAAAGTCCTAAGAAATGTAAGTATTGACATTCCAGAAAGGAAGATAACAGGGATAGCAGGAGAATCAGGTTCTGGAAAGTCCACTCTCGCAACAACAATAATGGGATTTATAAACCCCCATTATACGTAGAGAGGGGTAGTATAATTGTAGATGACAAATACGATATTCTCTCAATGTCTAAAGACGAGCTAAATAAAATAAGAGGAAGCTTAATATCTTACGTTCCTCAAGCCGCTCAAAACTCGCTTAACCCGATTAGAAAGGTTAAAGAAACTTTTACAGATATCTTAAAAGCTAAAGGAATGGACTACTATGCTAACATTAACGTTGTATATAATGCATTGGAAGAGGTAGGGTTAACTGATAGGCAAGTATTAGATATGTATCCTTTTCAGTTATCTGGCGGTATGAAACAGAGGGTTGTAATCGCGATTTCACTCCTATTAAATCCAAAAATAATTATAATGGATGAACCTACTACTGGTTTGGATGTGGTAGTGCAATATGAAATCCTCAAATTATTAAAGAAGATACAAAAGGAGAAGGATCTAACACTGGTAATTATAAGTCATGACATAGCAATGCTATTCCAAATATCAGATTACATAGCTGTAATGTACGGTGGGCAAATAGTGGAATACGGTAAGTATAATACGTTGTTAGAGGAAGCGTATCATCCCTACACTTACCTTTTACTTAGTAGCGTACCTACAGTTAGATCTAGAGGGAAGAAAATACCTAGAATTCCGGGAGATTTTGAAGGTTTTATAAGATACCCTAAGGGCTGTGTCTTTTCTTCGAGATGTCCCTTCGTCACTAGTTCATGCAAAGAAGCTCCACCTCAAACCGTAGCATATGATAAGTTTGGATTTTATAAGTGCATCAGATATCCGGAATGGAGAAATGAGGTGAAAAAAGCTTATGAGTTATAGTCTTATTCAGCTAAGACATGTATACAAAGACTTCATAGTTAGAAAGGGCGTTTTTAGGAAAGAGCACAGACCGGGTATATGGGATGTGAATATGGATATAAGAAGGAATGAGATAGTGGGAATGGTTGGAGGAAGCGGTGGAGGTAAGACAGTAATAGCTTGGATGATAGTGGGGTTATTGAAACCTACAAAAGGTTCAATAATTTATACTCCCATGAATCTAGATATTACCAAAGCAAATAAAAAACAACTGAAACAGTATAGAGCAGATGTTCAACTAGTTTTTCAAGATCCCTATTCCTCACTAGACCCAGCTCACACAGTTAAATGGCATATAGAAAGGCCATTAAAGATATACAAATATAAAGGCGATATTGAAGAGAGAGTAAAAGAGTTACTGAGAGAGGTCGCACTAACTCCTCCAGAAGACTTTCTTAATAAGTATCCATTCCAACTCTCCGGAGGTCAAAGACAAAGAGTCTACTTAGCTAGAGTATTGGCGCTAAATCCTAAAGTGTTGATTGCTGATGAGCCAGTGTCAAACGTAGATGCTTCAATAAGGGCATCTCTACTTGACTTATTTAAGCGGTTAAGAGACGAGAAAGGGATATCAATTATGTATATTACTCACGATATTGCTACCATTGGATATGTGGCTGATAGGGTATATGTAGTTAAGAATGGAAGGATAGTAGAAGAGGGCGATGTGGAAACTATTATTTCTCACCCAAAACACGAATATACAAGGCTATTGATAGAAGCAGTACCAGATCCCTATAAAAGAATAGAATAGTATATTTTTTATTTTTCAATATTCTTAGGTTTAGTCGATAATTACTTTGAAATCGATTAATAGATTGTATCACAGATTAGATTGCAAGGAAATTGTGATTTTAGCTGTTAAGAAAGCTTTATATACCTCCCAAGAATTATTACAAATTGATAAAGTGATAGATATGAAAAAGTATAAGGTAATTTCTACTCTAATATCTATCTTAATGTTAATAAGTATAGGAGTGTTCGCAACCCCAATAATAGGGCAACAAACATCAGTGCAACCTGAAGGAAGTATGGTAGTCGTAGCTTCGCCCGTAGGAACATGGCAAGATAACTTTAACCCATGGAACGACCCAAACAATCCAGCATATATGGGATTATGGCTTATTTATGAACCTCTTGCATTAGCTAATCCACTAAATGGCGAGATTATTCCTTGGTTGGCTACTAATTGGACGTGGACTACTGGTTATGTTAACACTTCAAGCGGAAAAGTGCAAACACTAGCATTAATATTGTACTTGAGGCATGACGTTTACTTCACAGATGGTACGCCATTTAATGCGACAGCAGTGTGGTACACTATAGGATTAGAACAAGCATATCCACAACTAGGGCAATTAGCTGGAGATGTTGCTAATATGACAATAATAAACCCATACGAATTGGAAATAGTATTCAAACCTGGACAAACACCCATAATTTTGTATACTGTTTTAGCACAGTGGATTGTTGATCCAGTACAGTGGGGTAAACTATTCCCAATAGAGCAATTACCAAATGGAACATTTATTGCATTAAATAAAACCGGGAATCCCTTCACTTGGCCAAACCCTAACCCAATAGGTACCGGACCATATATGCTATATAGTTACAGCCCACAGCAAATAGTACTAGTAGCTAACCCACACTACTGGATGCCAGGAGAACCAAGAATAAAATACATCTTATTCCCAGCATATGCAAGCAATGTCCCAGCTGATACTGCACTAAATAACGGACAAATAACGTGGGCTGGACTTTTTGAACCCAATATTCAACAAGAATTCGTAGCTAAAGATCCAGCACACTATCATTATTATTTCGCTCCAAGCTCCCCACAAATGGTTTTATTTAATAATATGAGGTGGCCTTTGACTGACCCAGTTTTGAGACAAGCAATATACATGGCTATCAATAGAACAGCAGTATACTATTTAGGTGAATATGGGTACGAGCCTCCGACTTCTACTCCATTACCCTTACCAGAGCAAATGTTGAATGTTCTGAATTCCACTGTTTTACAAATGGCTGAGTCTATGGCGCCACCTCAAGGTAATGTAACTGCTGCTTTACAGCTACTTGAATCTCACGGGTACAAACTCGTTAATGGGCAATTGATAGCGCCAAATGGTACACCAGTACCAACCATGACGATCATGGCTCCAGCTGGATGGACAGACTGGGATGCAGACCTAGCAATAATAGCCCAAGACTTGAAACAAATAGGTATAACTGTACAAGTACAAACACCACCATTCTCCACATGGTACAACTACATGCAAACTGGAAACTACTGGATGGGAATGATATGGGACCTGATAACTGGTCCTGCTCCAATATTCTATTTTCAAGGATATTTGTGGAATTGGTGGAATTCCCCGGGTAACGTTACGCCAATAGGAAATACAACTTACTACAACATGGAGAGGTTTAACTTAACAACCAGACTAGCACCTTCTTCACCACCAGCAAACATGTTAGTATATTACGCATGGGGCAACTTGACCAACCCAGAAGTAGAGAACAAACTAATAAACGACATGGCATTATTATGGCTAAAATACATGCCAGCGTTTGGTCCGGTCTATGGTGCTAACTGGTATGAGTATGTTAATAATACTGTTACTGGCTGGCCAACTGCGCAAAACTATTACTGGCCTGGTCCACCATGGGAAAGTACTGGAGTAACACCTTTACCGGTAGTTTTGGCTTTGCATTTGGTTAATCAGTCTGTTCCAGAGCCTTGGTGGTATTACACTTCACAAGTTCCCTCAAGCTGGTATACTTCTAATGATCCATTCGTATATCAAACTACAACTACAACTAGTACTACTACAAGCACGTCTACTACTACAAGTACTACTACGTCTACTACAACTAGTACTGTAACTACTACGAGTGTTTCAACTACTACTAGTGTTTCCACATCTGTGAGTACTACTACAGCTACTGTAACTACTACTGTTAGTTCGTCATCCAATACTGCATTGTACGCTATAATAGCTGTTGTTATAATAGTTATAGTAATAGTCGCAGTTATACTAGGCCTAAGAAGAAGATGAAATAAGAAAAATAATAATTTTTTATTTTATTAATTTATCCCCATTTTATTTTAACTTTTATTTCTCCCGGAAGTTTATCTCTAAGGCTACTTATAACTTCCCTTTCATCATTTATACTAATGATTTTTGTTATCATCTTGCTAGTAGTCTTCGGCCATAATGATTTCCATGATGCTAGATGAATAAGCGCTTGTTGAAAGTGTGGTTTTTGACCATTATCTAGGCCTATTATGACTCTATTGTTTATCACAAAATCCTGCACGGTTTTATAGTCTAAAGAGAAGGTGTCATACCTAGGGAAGCCAAAAAGACCTAATACTCCATTAATTTGGAGTAAGGGAACTAACTGTTGTATTATTGACGCAGAAGCTCCTGTAGTATCAATTATTAGGTCGAATTTACCTACATCTTTGGCTAACTTCTCATATCCACTAGCCGAATTATAAAAGAGAATTCGAGGCTCCTCAAGTATATCTTTCTCATTATCTAATAACTCTCTACGATTTGCTATCCATACTTGAAATCCGTATGTTCTCAGAACTAGTGAAAATAAGATACCGGTTGGTCCTGTGCCAACTATTAACGCTTTTCTACAGTTTAGGGTCCCATCATCGCATGTCCATATTGGGACTCTCTTTTGTGTTGTGAGTACTGACTCAACTGATTTTTCTATATCAGCTAAGGGTTGAGCTAAAATAGCTATGTCCTTTATTTCTGGGGGAATTTTTACTAAGTATTTGGGATCATCATACATGTATTCTCTCATAAATCCGTCTAATCCTTTAGTACCAGCAACTAAACCTTCTCCAGTTTCGCAGAAGTCTGGTCTGCCAACTAAACAGTTTAGACATTTTCCGCACCCCCTCTTATTTATAGGCATAACTAGTTCACCTTCCTCCAAACCATAACCACCAACTTCTACTACACCAATAGCTTCATGACCTAGGATAAGCTCATCTTTACCAGGTGGGGGTTTAACGTTTGTTCTTTTACCACTTACTATCTCTCTATCAGTTCCGCAAATTCCATTTTCCAGAATCTTTAATTTAACTAGTCCGACTGTATTTAATTTATCCTCATCAATTTTCACATCTTTAATTTCAACCCCAGGGTTTGGGGGTTTTACTACTATTGCCTTCATATTCTAGTTTCCCTCTTGTCGTAAGTATATAATCTTTATGGATAAATTGTTCAAGTTAAAAATTTGTAACTCTGTAATCCTTTGATATTTATCTTTACAGTAAACATTCTTCCGGCAAGAGGTTCACCTCCCCTGCTCATAGTAGTTATAAATAATTGATTCATTTCTGGACCACCAAAAGTGACTGAAGAAACGTAAAGTACTGGAAGTTTTATTTCAAATACTTTTTCTCCATTCTTCGGATTCCACCTAGT of Sulfolobus sp. E5-1-F contains these proteins:
- a CDS encoding glucose 1-dehydrogenase, which encodes MKAIVVKPPNPGVEIKDVKIDEDKLNTVGLVKLKILENGICGTDREIVSGKRTNVKPPPGKDELILGHEAIGVVEVGGYGLEEGELVMPINKRGCGKCLNCLVGRPDFCETGEGLVAGTKGLDGFMREYMYDDPKYLVKIPPEIKDIAILAQPLADIEKSVESVLTTQKRVPIWTCDDGTLNCRKALIVGTGPTGILFSLVLRTYGFQVWIANRRELLDNEKDILEEPRILFYNSASGYEKLAKDVGKFDLIIDTTGASASIIQQLVPLLQINGVLGLFGFPRYDTFSLDYKTVQDFVINNRVIIGLDNGQKPHFQQALIHLASWKSLWPKTTSKMITKIISINDEREVISSLRDKLPGEIKVKIKWG